Proteins encoded in a region of the Saccharomyces eubayanus strain FM1318 chromosome V, whole genome shotgun sequence genome:
- a CDS encoding sugar porter family MFS transporter produces MSSLGDIPANNLSPASSNPHSTASASPIRTKQEDSKNSSDLALAEPAAAEPAIELPKKPLSAYTTVSILCLMIGFGGFIFGWDTGTISGFVNLSDFVKRFGQKNDKGIYYLSKVRMGLIVSIFNVGCAVGGILLSKVGDIYGRRIGLIAVTSIYVVGILVQITSTHKWYQYFIGRIISGLGVGGIAVLSPMLISEVSPKQIRGNLVQLYQLMGTMGIFLGYCTNYGTKNYDDSTQWRVGLGLCFAWATFMISGMMFVPESPRFLVEVGKHEEAKRSISKSNKVSVDDPALLAEYDAIRAGIELEKLAGNASWGELLSTKTKVFQRVIMGVMIQSLQQLTGDNYFFYYGTTIFKSIGLKDSFQTSIIIGAVNFFSSFVAIYTIERFGRRTCLLWGAAAMLCCFIVFASVGVTKLWPEGSSHQDITSQGAGNCMIVFTMFFIFAFATTWAGGCFVIVSETFPLRVKSRGMAIATAANWMWGFIISFFTPFITGAINFYYGYVFIGCLCVAFFYVFFFVPETKGLTLEEVDTMWLEGIPPWKSASWVPPDRRTADYDEDAVAHDDRPAYKRFFSN; encoded by the coding sequence ATGTCAAGCCTTGGTGATATACCTGCGAATAAYTTATCTCCGGCTAGTTCGAATCCCCATTCAACGGCTAGCGCATCTCCTATTAGGaccaaacaagaagattcWAAAAACTCCTCTGATCTGGCTTTGGCTGAACCRGCTGCGGCTGAACCAGCTATCGAACTACCAAAGAAACCCCTCTCTGCCTATACCACCGTCTCGATTCTGTGTTTGATGATTGGGTTTGGTGGGTTCATCTTTGGTTGGGATACCGGTACAATCTCGGGTTTTGTCAACCTCTCCGACTTCGTCAAAAGATTTGGCCAAAAAAACGACAAGGGAATTTACTACCTGTCAAAAGTGAGAATGGGGCTGATTGTTTCGATATTCAACGTTGGTTGTGCCGTGGGCGGGATTCTTTTGTCAAAAGTAGGTGATATATATGGCCGCCGTATTGGTTTAATTGCGGTCACGTCTATCTATGTCGTGGGCATCCTAGTCCAAATCACCTCGACACATAAATGGTACCAATACTTCATCGGCAGAATCATTTCCGGTTTAGGCGTGGGAGGCATTGCCGTCCTCTCCCCAATGCTAATATCCGAGGTGTCTCCAAARCAGATCAGAGGTAACCTTGTCCAACTGTATCAGCTGATGGGGACAATGGGTATTTTCCTGGGCTACTGCACCAACTACGGTACAAAGAACTACGACGACTCGACCCAGTGGAGGGTCGGCCTTGGCCTTTGCTTTGCCTGGGCTACATTCATGATCAGCGGGATGATGTTCGTGCCCGAGTCGCCACGTTTCCTGGTCGAAGTTGGTAAGCATGAAGAAGCCAAACGTTCCATATCGAAATCTAACAAGGTTTCAGTCGATGACCCTGCTCTATTAGCCGAATATGACGCTATAAGGGCGGGTATCGAGCTCGAAAAGCTAGCAGGTAACGCATCATGGGGCGAGCTTCTCTCCACAAAGACAAAGGTGTTCCAACGTGTGATCATGGGAGTCATGATCCAATCTTTGCAGCAACTAACCGGTGACAAYTACTTCTTCTATTACGGCACGACRATCTTCAAGTCTATTGGTCTAAAAGACTCCTTCCAAACATCGATCATCATTGGTGCagtcaattttttctcttcattCGTGGCAATATACACCATCGAGAGGTTTGGACGCCGTACGTGCCTGTTGTGGGGTGCCGCCGCCATGCTATGCTGCTTTATTGTGTTCGCCTCCGTCGGTGTAACCAAGCTTTGGCCTGAGGGAAGCAGTCATCAGGATATCACATCTCAAGGTGCTGGTAACTGTATGATTGTTTTCACCatgtttttcatttttgcgTTCGCTACCACCTGGGCAGGCGGCTGCTTTGTTATCGTGTCAGAAACCTTTCCGCTTAGAGTCAAATCAAGAGGTATGGCGATCGCAACGGCTGCGAACTGGATGTGGGGTTTCATAATTAGTTTCTTCACTCCTTTCATCACCGGTGCCATCAATTTTTACTATGGCTATGTCTTCATCGGCTGTCTATGTGTTGCCTTCTTTTAcgtctttttctttgtccCAGAAACGAAGGGCCTGACGCTAGAAGAGGTCGACACTATGTGGCTAGAAGGCATTCCACCATGGAAGTCGGCTTCATGGGTGCCACCGGACAGAAGAACCGCAGATTACGATGAGGATGCTGTGGCTCATGACGATAGACCAGCTTACAAAAGGTTCTTCTCCAACTGA